Below is a genomic region from Prunus persica cultivar Lovell chromosome G3, Prunus_persica_NCBIv2, whole genome shotgun sequence.
GAGCTGCGCCTTTCTTACCGTTTTTCTCACCACATTTTTTTTGAGAGCTCGCAGCATTCTCTTaacctctctcttttctcttcttcttcataactTGCATTGCACCCTAATTTTAAACATTTGCTCGTGCAAACCCAGTTTGTTTAACTTTCAAATTAAcactttctcttttccttcacAAATTTAATGTGAAGGACTTAGCtgcattaaaaatatattagttGACTATGCGTCATGCGCAGGCTAGAGAGATCCCTGCTCCTAAAAAATTACCGCCAGCTTTGTACACTTTCAAAAGCCAGTTTCAGTCCCATGCTCGACACTCGAGGCTCAGACCATGCGCGTCTGTATTTTGATGGAAATCCTCCATCCCGGAACATTTTGTCATGCAACAGAATGCTTGCAGCGCATGTGAGAAATGATCAAACGCCAATTGCACAGGACCTGTTTGATCAAATGCTCGTGAAAGACGTCGTTTCGTGGAACACCATGTTGACGGGTTTGCAGAAAGCCAAAAACCCACACGGAGTTAATCGATGCTTCTTGCAAATGAGAAGAGATGGCTTTAGACCAAGTGAGTATACCATCTCGACGGTACTCAATGCCTTTCTGGGCACAGCGTTTAATGTTTCGGTATCGCAGATTCATGCCCTTGTAGTCCGTTTGGCGCTCAGCTCAAGCGTGTTTGTTGGGTCAGCGCTGATCAAAGGGTATGCAAATATAGGGGATCAGATTGCTTTAAGCAGAGTGTTTGATGAGATTCCGATGAAGGATGTCTCGTCTTCGAATGCATTGGTTTCGAGTTACATGGAACTGGGGTGCACGCTCGAGGCTCAAAGAGTTTTTGATGTCATGCTGGAGAGGAATATAGTTTCTTGGACTAGTTTGGTAAGCGGGTATATCAACAATAAGAGGATCAACAAAGCTCGCTCTGTTTTCGACAAAATGAGAGAAAAGAATGTGGTTTCATGGACTGTTATGATCAGTGGGTATgtgaaaaatcagaaatttatGGATGCTCTGGATCTTTTCCTCTTGATGTTGAAATCGGGGGCTCTGCCGAATCACTTTACATTTTCAAGTGTGTTAGATGCATGTGCTGGTTGTTCTTCACTTATACTGGGGCAGCAAGTTCACTCGAGCATCTTAAAGCTTGGTAGGCCGGATGATGTCATCATGTCAACTTCGCTTGTTGATATGTACGCAAAATGCGGGGACATTGAAGCggcattttgtgtttttggatCCATGCCGAGAAaaaatttggtgacatggaatTCAATCATAGGAGGTTCTGCGAGGCATGGACTCGCAACAAGAGCATTGGACAAGTTTGAGAGAATGATCAAGTGTGGTGTAAGGCCAGATGAAGTTACATTTGTAAACGTGTTATCGGCTTGTGGGCATGGTGGGATGGTTGAGAAGGGTGAAAATCTATTTAACTCCATGAAGGCAAAGTTTGGAATCGAACCAAACGTCGAGCATTACGCATGCATGGTCGACCTCTATGGGAAAGCAGGCAACCTAGAGGAAGCGGAGAAATTGATACATGGGATGCCATTTCAGCCGGATGTTGTGATTTGGGTTGCATTCCTTGGTGCATGCGTTTTGCATTCAAGTCTTCAACTAGGTGAGTTTGCTGCTAAAGAAATTGAGAAACTGAGAAATGACCATCCCGCAATATATTCAACGCTTTCAAAGATCCATGGCGAAAGAGGGGCATGGGACAGTGTACTAGAGTTTAggaaaattatgaaagagAAACACATTCAAAGGCAGATTGCAGGTAGCTGGGTCGAGTCTCAATATAGAATAAGATGAACCACCAATTGAAGGTTGCAGATTTTCATGCGCACCAAGAATCCAACACagtctttttcattttttcgtttttgctgctactcttctttttcaatcttttGCTAGCACTTTGGTAGTGGGGAGAAAAAAGACTTCCattgataaaaaaatcataatataaAGCGGCGTAAGCCTTTATGTCAAATTTTAAACTGCTTCTTAATCTTGAATACCGGCAAGATTATCACATCCAAGATTAAATAACAATAGCGGATACGATACAAAACTATAGACTAGGGAAACTAATACTCCAAGAAAATGTTACAGAAACATTGAAGGCCCTTCCCCAGCTACAATGACAAATGAGCAGCTGAGAGACGCAAAATGCTTAAATATGATGAAGAATCTTAGACCAGCTCTCACTGATTGCGCTTTGTTACTCAGACAAGAATCCGCAGATTCCGAAGATGGATGGGTATCAacttcattttctgtttttgttttcatcccTGTCCTCCCGCTTCTTGTAAAGCTTCTCAAGAACACGCTTGGCTTCACACTGGGGAAAATTCGCCAAATCATAGTAGTGGGGTGCTATATCAACAAGCCTGtagaaatggaaaatttgaGAGATTACACACAGGATAACGACACAAAAATTTAGATTCACCTTAACAAATGACTCTAACCATTACTCAACAgctatacaaaaaataaataaaaatataaaaccttgagagagagagagagagagagagagagagagagagagagagagactaacCACTCCCCACGAATATCTGTCACTGTACGGATAAAATTCCTGCTTGTCAAGACATATTCGTTGTAAATCACCCATTCTGGTTTATGATCCAAGCAATTTGACGGATGCAAATGTACCACCTGCCAAATAAGATCATACATATAATACATATTAGGAGCCAACACAAATACTGATAAGGGAAAAAAGGGATGACAGATGGTCCAAATGGAAAGATAAAAGTAAAGAATAATTTCACATACCTGGTTATCTTTCACTGTCAGGTAGTGTCCAGTGCGTTCCAGGTGAGCCACCTGCATGAAATATCCAGCTAGCATGgcttttcttatgtttatgtAGTAGTCACGACTATTGAAATCAGTACTGCATAACTTCAGGCTAAACCGAGCCATTATGCGCACTAGTTGCTGCCTGACGTTGTCTGCAGACTTCAATGCCCTCTGATTGACAAAGTTCTCGTAGCACCACGATGGATCCTCATCTACAACCCATTCAAAAATAAGAATTTTATACCAAGACACTGAAGAAAATAACTTCAAATCAGTATTGAAATAAACAGATAGATGTACTTACTGTTTTGCTTGTATGCATGATACACGTTCAGAAGCGTGAGATGATCTCCATCAATGTGTCCAAACCTAGCTTTTGCCTCGTCTGCAGCTTTTTGAGCCTCCCTAGGCCGGACAAAGCAATTGGGTACTAAGAAATAAATTGGTTATCACAGACGAGGCCCATGGAACGTTAGCAGATGCATAGAGGCGAGACGACACCATTTGCTTCATGAGATAATACTGAGAAACTGCAACTATCTGCATCAGCACTTACTTAAAAATCCATAGGTACATGCCAACCGGGGGCATGGAACCCAGACAAGACAGTTGCTGATGACAACCTAATTTGACACAGTACCACTTCAACCACATGCATATGCATTTGCATGCAGTTGTAGCAGTCAGGACAACACGTGCACAAAAAAATGTATGTACACATAACAGATCAATCGGCATGCAACCAAGAATGATGCAGCCTGACCTGAACCAAGACAGACACAACTGAGAAAGCGgaagaataaagaaataagTACCTGAAAGCATTGCAGATATtgacaaaatttcatttgagcAGTTGAACTCGGGGCTAACAACCAGCATTTTTGACATCTGAGGATCTAACGGGAACTCACTCATAATCTCCCCCAGCTTCGTCAAGTTACCATCATCATCCAATGCGcccaaataattcaaaaccTCTAATGCTCTCATCAATGTCTCAGGAGCAGGGGGATccataaaatcaaaatgaacCAAATCATCTATTCCTAGTTTCTTCAAAGTAAGAACTGTATTTGCAAGGTTTGATCTCAATATTTCTGGATATGTCTGTGGTTGAAGATCATTATGGAAACTTTTCTCAGTATACAGTCTGAAACATTTTCCTGGCTGAGTTCTTCCAGCACGCCCTGACCTCTGATGTGCACTTGCCTTAGAAATTGGAGATACCAACAAGGATTCAACACGCACTCGTGGGttataaactttttgtttaGCAAATCCCGGATCAATAACATAAACAATTCCATCTATAGTGAGAGAAGTTTCTGCAATGTTTGTTGACACTACAATCTTCCTTCCAGGAATTCCGCCTTCGTTTATGGGAGGAGGAGCAGGATCAAATATTTTCTGTTGCATTGCTGGAGGAAGAGTTGAATATAGAGGGACCACTTTCACAGGACCAGCCTGGTCACCCAGGTTTCCAACTTCTTTGTTAATTTTGCGGCATGCATCTTCTATCTCTTCCTCTCCCGTtagaaaaacaagtatatcTCCTGGGGTCTCATACATATGAATCTGCACGACTGTTCGAATTGCCGCCTCCAGATAATCCCTTTCAGGTTCCTCTGTGTAAAAAATTTCCACTGGATGAAGCCTTCCAGGAACTTTCATAAGTGGTGCTCCACTGAAATAACCCTGAAACTTTTCAGCCTCAAGTGTAGCACTCATCACAACCAGCTTCAAGTCAGGTCTGTTTCTCAATACTTCCTTCAGAAGCCCAAATAGAACATCTGTTGCTAAAGTTCTTTCATGAGCCTCATCAAGAATTATCACACTGTATCGCTCTAATAGTGGATCTGTCATTGCTTCTCTTAAAAGCATTCCATCCGTTAGATACCTGCCACACAATAAAAATGCAAATATGTAAATTATGTATCCCTAGGCTCTCAGCTAAAAGATTCcgtaaagaaaacaaaaacaaaaaagttgagCTTACTTCAGCACTGTTCTGGCACTGCTGCAGTCTTCAAAACGGATGCTATAACCAACCTCTTCTCCTATGGTTACATCCATCTCTTCAGCAACACGACGGGACACTGACATTGCAGCCACTCTACGGGGTTGGGTACATGCAATCATCATCTTCCTACGTTTATCTGGAGTTTCCGAATCAACAGCTTCCAAAACAAATTGAGGGATCTGCAATAGAGAAGCACATATTGAATTTAGTGAACTTCCAGTAGGTAATATTCTTAGTTGTGTTGGGAAAGTGGTACACATTATAACATTCAGCAAAAAAGAGAACTATTTATAACAGGGCCTTTGGAAAACCAAGACTTCTACATTCAAATAACACAACAGCCACTGGTCTTTGGGTAAAAGGGCACCCTCTGCCAAGGGtgacaaatttggttcagcaagtTGGGTGAATCAGTAAATTctaccaaaccaaacaaaatgaagGAATGAAACCAAAAGCTACTTGCATTATAGAATTAAATCATTACCATGCAAAACATAAGTCGACTGCATGTCATATAAGTTTCACAACTGGGCGTTAAAAAAGCAATGCACAACGTGGTGGACGACTACAAGAAGTTCTAAAAATTccactttcttttctctcagTTTACCTTCCTAAACAACACAATATTTACTATTATTTTCAAGCTAACAGCAATAGTAATGCAACTACCATTAAGTTTAAGGGTCACCTTTCATCGAGTTTCTCACCAACCAAAGATGAAACGTAATCTTAGCTCATTTTACGAATAAATATTCATTACCAAGTGCAAAATTTCCATTccactttcttttctctcagTTTACCTTCCTAAACAACACAATATTTACCATTATTTTCAAGCTAACAGCAATGGTAATGCAACTACCATTAAGTTTAAGGGTCATTTTTCATCGagtttctcagcaaccaaagaaGAAACGTAATCTTAGCTCATTTTACGAATAAATATTCATTACCAAGTGCAAAAGTTTTCAATGCTACCATAGAGaccaaattaaagtaaaaagcCTTGCAGAAACAAACCTGGGTGGTTTTACCACTACCAGTCTCACCAACCAAAATAAGAGACTGGCTGGCCTTGAGAGCTTGCAAGAACTCCTCTTTCTGGTGCCAAACAGGCAAAGTCTTCCTCTTCTCAAGGATCTCATAATACCTCTGCGAGTAAGGCTTGCCGGTCCACCTATTGATCAGATTGCTCACCGCGTTATGATTCGCTGTGGCTCCTGCACCACCGTTCGATTTACTCATCTTCGCTGATGAGACTGAGGTCTCGTCCACCACGTCGAACAGGCTcaccttcctcttcctctccgTACCCATCAATCAAAAACCTTAACAGCGCAGAAACCCAAAAGGCTATCAGTTGGATCCTAACGAAGTCGGATAGTATCCGAATCGAGGGTTTCTCTTCCCCTATTTACTATTTAGCCCTAAAATTAGCAAACCCTAGAAGATAGAAGAAGATTGAGAATTTCAGGGAGAGAGGCTAGGGCTTTTGCATTGTgcaattaatattattattaataggGAGGTGAAATTTCAAGAATTATACTTTAGTCCCtcttttgttaacttttttctttttgggaacTTGCTGAACTCATAATTTCAATCTAGTCCGGCCCCGAGGGGAGGCCCAATAACTGCAGCCTATAATCGGGAAAAGGGATTATGTGGGAGGCCCAATAATGATCTGATTTACTCGGGAAATGGGAAGGGGCCGGTTTCTCAAATTCTTACTGGCCTTCTATAGAATgaaaaatttccaaaaataGCATTATGATGTTTACTTACGATGAAAATGTATAAGAAGAAAAGTATTCCAATTTAGAATTCTCTGACATTTACtaacatataaaaaatatgtctCACCTTAAAATTGGTTATCttcaaaatcagaaattgGACCACTACTAGTCGATAATTGATCCAAATCGAATTCCTTACATACTCCGGTTTTTAAGTTATCGATTCTTTACTTCCTAATTCGAAATAAATAATCATGTCAAATTATAAATGTTTCTTAGTCTTCTCTAATAATGAAaaccatcgaaaagttttgaCATCCATAAAGTCTCTTATTCAACAACTCTTTTACGAAATCCACTTCTATCATCAAATCTTGATATTgggctttctttttctctcctcttgtTATAAAACTTTCTAATGCTACTAAACCCACGGTTCTTTTATTCACGGCCCATATATCTTAATTACTAACTACtaatataacaaaattaatttatctaCTAACCTCAtagtttttttattctatATAAATTGTATAACCAAGTTAAGGTATTTACTCAAATGAATATTAGTAAATGTTGGTTTTGTATATGGATTAAAGAATCAAAATTACggatataataaataaaaaatcaaaatcaaaatatgggATTATAACAAATTTGGTTTAGCTTGCCATTGCCTTTGCTTGACTAGctttgcctttgcctttgcctttgccCTGCCTTTCCTAACCATGACTTTGCCTTGCCTTTGCTAAGCAATGTCTCCCatttggcttggcttggcttacCTTTCCTTATCTTGTCAAGGCATGCGCCTTGCTTTTACCATGTTTTGTCTTCCTTTGCCTTACCCTGCCTTTGTGTTGTGGTGCCTTGTGTTGGCTTTGCCTTGCATTACCTTGACAttgctttgctttttcttGACTTGCCTTGTTTTGTGTTGCCTTTGCCTCTTGTCTTCCCTTGCCTTGCTCTCCCTTGCCTTTGCCATGACTTGTCTTCCATTGTCTTTGCCATGACTTGTCTTACCTGGCAATTGCCTTGTCTTGTCTTTGCTTTGTCTTACCTTGTaattgccttgccttgccttgtcTTTGCTTTGTCTTACCTTGACTTTCCTTTCCTTGACTTCCCTTGTGTTGTCTTGCCTTACCTTGACTTTCTTCGCCTTTGTCTTCTCATTGGTGTTGTGTTGCCTTTGCTTTGGCTTTCCCTTATCATTCCTTTGCCTTTCCTTTGCTTTGCCTCGACTTGCCTAGCCATGTCTTGCCATTTCCTCGCCCTGCTTTTCCTTAACTTTTCCATGTCTCGGCCTTTCCTTTGAATTGCATTGACTTGCCATGCCTTTCTTTACCTTTACCTTTGTTTTTgcctttgtctttgtctttgtctttgcctttgcctttTTCTTGCCTGAACTTGCCTGGACTTGCCATGTCTTGTCTTTTTCATTTCTCCTTGCCTTGTcttgccttgcctttgcctttgccTCGCCTTTGAGTTGCCTAGACTTtccttgccttgccttaccTTGTCTTATTATTGCCTTGCCATTTTCATTTGCCTTTGCCTTTTTCATGCATTGTCTTCCCTTGTCATGCATTGCCTCTGCCTTTGtcttttccaattttgtcCAAAAACAGCCCAACAATTCCTTAATAACAGGTATGGAGTAATATCCATTAATAACATTAATCAACTATCCGTCTCTGGTGTTCCGAAAAGAAACACATGAATGTCAAAAACTTGTACTTAAAGTGAATAAGAGCATTTACCCCTATATTATAGTTGATGTGTTCAACTACTAGGTACGTAAATCCTAGATGCAATCTAACATTGAGGTTTAAATTTTGGGTCGAAGTGAGTTCAAAGGTTTAAGGTGGCGGATAATGGTATTTggaaattttcatatattattcTTGTCCATATTGAggcaaatatatatgtaattaaggcTACATTGAATTATGCTCCTACTTACAACTCACACCAACAATAAGCACAAAGAATAATTAGACATAAATTGTGTTGGCATGTCAAGGCGTTTACTCTTTAGAAACGTTAAATTTGGGAATAGCGTCCCTATTACAGTTTGGTGACTAGCTATCAATGTTAACCAGAATATACAAGCAtatatacaattaaattaaataagaaattgaatttttaagaATGCGTATCACAAATCATTGTGAGAAGATAAATATGGAGAAGACGACATGCAAACTCATTGACTTTcaatgtaaaaataaattaatgttaACCAGAAGATACTAAAATGATATTGTATCAGGATGATAATGCTTATAGTTTTTGGCTACGAGATAATATTTATAGTTAGTTgctgatattttcttttaaaaattcagataatgacTCGTTAAGCACCAAACTTTCAACTGTAAATATATCATGTCTCTGTAGTCGTtattcattttctatttttgtgttAGGAAAATCATTATAATTCAGTTTCTATCTTACTGTCTTAAATCATATAACATCAATTTGATGTATCATTTACGAATTGCACTTGGAAATATGGTGACCTACACTTACCAGTTTTATGCCATGCAAGAAGTAAGAAAGGACGTTTCGAAAGCAAATAGCCTTGCATTTAGTCTATGATTTGATAATCGTTCGACAAGATCAACCTCAGTATTTAACAGTACACATGCTGCttaattagaaataaaaattaaatatcgTCATCTTAGCTAAAATCActaaaaatcattaatttataTAGATTTCTGTTTATTTCTAATTAAGCAGCATGTGCTTATAAATACTGAGATTGAGTTTGTCGAACATCAAATCATAGACTTCAGGACTGGAAAACGGGAAGTGTATATGCTGCAATTTTCCTAATTCCTTTGTACTGTGTTCTGTAACTTCGATTGTACTAGTTGCTTTTATCAGCAATTAATGTCCGGCCATTCTTGCTGTACTGAAATGCAATCGATAAAAGAAAGTTCCTTTCAAAACTTTCCTTTTCTGTCTTGAGCTTGAGCATGATGATAGTATTAACTTTTCAGTAGGTGAAATGACAATAAGATGTTTATTTAtgcgtgtgtgtgtatatattatgtGGCGCGCATAGGGCTCGAAAGTGAATGACACTTTTTTGGAGTGAAGTTCAGACAAAGACAACCTATCGCGACCACAATTTTGCACCTGTTATTTTAGTGTTAGAAATGAATATTCTGTCTAAAATAACGACTCAATGGCTGGTCTGCTTGGTGTATACGTGTTCTCAGAATCAGAAGGGTCAGTCACCTCAACATATATCAAAAAATCCAATCATTGAtgcaaaagaagaaatcaatttgACGCACAAGTTGCACTTTGGGAATTAATGAAAGGTAATACTTGCTCTTCATGGTAAGGAGTCATTTCTTCTTATCAACAAGTCACACGTGTCTTTGATACATATACAGAAATTATTGttgtaaaaaattagacaaattgaaaattgtttCGGTATCCAATTGAATTctagaaaatcaatgaacacgttgcttcaagaaagtactaaaatttcaataacacaATTGTGTGGTcaaacgatatcggatttaagtgattttttgtagagatatCTTTGAATGATAATCTAAAACATAaacagtttggattagtgaaatacaatgccgAGTGAGCCCTACAAATGTAAGCAAGATAATCTAAAACATAAACGGtttgaattagtgaaatacaatgcggaGTGAGCTCTACAAATgtaagctatatatatatatatatatatatatatatatcaaattataattaatgaaaaagcCCGAAAAGAAAAGCCAAAGGATATGAAAGAAACACATGCATGGTGGAATATTAATGGAATTCATCAAATTTGAATgcacatttaatttcattAGGTGCTTGGTCGTTGGGATATATAAATGGTATGACTATGCTTGAAGCAACCACGCATTCAAAGCAAAAAGCCTTCAAGTCTAAATCTATGGCTCTCTAGGCTCTTCCATTAATATTTGTTGAGGACCTACGGATCTGCATAAGATCAGTCTGCACATTTTAAGACCATCCATCCATCTCAGTATTATTCGTCAGCATTAAAAGTATGATACACTATCCAAAATCACCATTAATTTGATCTGCAGTGTTATTCATAAGTAAACAGCCTTATTAAAGAGAGCTGGCAGATcaaattaataagaaaatttCTTCACCGCTATCTAAAATCACCTGGTGATGACCACCAAATATTAATCCAAAGCAAAGCCTGACTTTATGGATCTCTGTTTCTCTTACGTCCATATTTGTCCACTggtttttgtccttttttttttttaaaaggtggAACTTGGGAAGACTTTGGGACATGAACGAAACTTTCGgttaaaatactttttttatatagagtAAGCGATAATTAAAGCtttgttgtaaattataatggtggagcccacatgttggaaggctttgcctataaatagaacaCATCCCTCCTGTAATGTAGATCGAACAGAAACATTCAATGAACAACAGATATACAGAAACAATTCTCTGCTCCTAAATTCTCTCCTCAATTTTTGGTAttacaacacgttatcagcacgatttcGTTCAAACAACACTAGCTGAGTTTTATGATGAAACCCAgtcaaaaaaaacccaattttttttctctgtacCAGACCACTCCCtctgccctctctctcttgaaatcccagagaagaagagagtaaAAAGATACAGACACCTCCTTGACTAATTACACCTAAAATCCAAACTTAGATAATTGAAAACCGGATCACTGCAGTGCTAATCAGCAGCTGCCGGTTTGGATTTACGGATTGATCGATTCCCAGATGAAATATTCATCAAACATTGCTGCCTCAAAA
It encodes:
- the LOC18788079 gene encoding probable pre-mRNA-splicing factor ATP-dependent RNA helicase DEAH2 isoform X1, producing MGTERKRKVSLFDVVDETSVSSAKMSKSNGGAGATANHNAVSNLINRWTGKPYSQRYYEILEKRKTLPVWHQKEEFLQALKASQSLILVGETGSGKTTQIPQFVLEAVDSETPDKRRKMMIACTQPRRVAAMSVSRRVAEEMDVTIGEEVGYSIRFEDCSSARTVLKYLTDGMLLREAMTDPLLERYSVIILDEAHERTLATDVLFGLLKEVLRNRPDLKLVVMSATLEAEKFQGYFSGAPLMKVPGRLHPVEIFYTEEPERDYLEAAIRTVVQIHMYETPGDILVFLTGEEEIEDACRKINKEVGNLGDQAGPVKVVPLYSTLPPAMQQKIFDPAPPPINEGGIPGRKIVVSTNIAETSLTIDGIVYVIDPGFAKQKVYNPRVRVESLLVSPISKASAHQRSGRAGRTQPGKCFRLYTEKSFHNDLQPQTYPEILRSNLANTVLTLKKLGIDDLVHFDFMDPPAPETLMRALEVLNYLGALDDDGNLTKLGEIMSEFPLDPQMSKMLVVSPEFNCSNEILSISAMLSVPNCFVRPREAQKAADEAKARFGHIDGDHLTLLNVYHAYKQNNEDPSWCYENFVNQRALKSADNVRQQLVRIMARFSLKLCSTDFNSRDYYINIRKAMLAGYFMQVAHLERTGHYLTVKDNQVVHLHPSNCLDHKPEWVIYNEYVLTSRNFIRTVTDIRGEWLVDIAPHYYDLANFPQCEAKRVLEKLYKKREDRDENKNRK
- the LOC109948322 gene encoding pentatricopeptide repeat-containing protein At2g13600-like — its product is MRRLERSLLLKNYRQLCTLSKASFSPMLDTRGSDHARLYFDGNPPSRNILSCNRMLAAHVRNDQTPIAQDLFDQMLVKDVVSWNTMLTGLQKAKNPHGVNRCFLQMRRDGFRPSEYTISTVLNAFLGTAFNVSVSQIHALVVRLALSSSVFVGSALIKGYANIGDQIALSRVFDEIPMKDVSSSNALVSSYMELGCTLEAQRVFDVMLERNIVSWTSLVSGYINNKRINKARSVFDKMREKNVVSWTVMISGYVKNQKFMDALDLFLLMLKSGALPNHFTFSSVLDACAGCSSLILGQQVHSSILKLGRPDDVIMSTSLVDMYAKCGDIEAAFCVFGSMPRKNLVTWNSIIGGSARHGLATRALDKFERMIKCGVRPDEVTFVNVLSACGHGGMVEKGENLFNSMKAKFGIEPNVEHYACMVDLYGKAGNLEEAEKLIHGMPFQPDVVIWVAFLGACVLHSSLQLGEFAAKEIEKLRNDHPAIYSTLSKIHGERGAWDSVLEFRKIMKEKHIQRQIAGSWVESQYRIR
- the LOC18788079 gene encoding probable pre-mRNA-splicing factor ATP-dependent RNA helicase DEAH2 isoform X2; this encodes MGTERKRKVSLFDVVDETSVSSAKMSKSNGGAGATANHNAVSNLINRWTGKPYSQRYYEILEKRKTLPVWHQKEEFLQALKASQSLILVGETGSGKTTQIPQFVLEAVDSETPDKRRKMMIACTQPRRVAAMSVSRRVAEEMDVTIGEEVGYSIRFEDCSSARTVLKYLTDGMLLREAMTDPLLERYSVIILDEAHERTLATDVLFGLLKEVLRNRPDLKLVVMSATLEAEKFQGYFSGAPLMKVPGRLHPVEIFYTEEPERDYLEAAIRTVVQIHMYETPGDILVFLTGEEEIEDACRKINKEVGNLGDQAGPVKVVPLYSTLPPAMQQKIFDPAPPPINEGGIPGRKIVVSTNIAETSLTIDGIVYVIDPGFAKQKVYNPRVRVESLLVSPISKASAHQRSGRAGRTQPGKCFRLYTEKSFHNDLQPQTYPEILRSNLANTVLTLKKLGIDDLVHFDFMDPPAPETLMRALEVLNYLGALDDDGNLTKLGEIMSEFPLDPQMSKMLVVSPEFNCSNEILSISAMLSDSCSFSVLSHEANGVVSPLCIC
- the LOC18788079 gene encoding probable pre-mRNA-splicing factor ATP-dependent RNA helicase DEAH2 isoform X3; the encoded protein is MGTERKRKVSLFDVVDETSVSSAKMSKSNGGAGATANHNAVSNLINRWTGKPYSQRYYEILEKRKTLPVWHQKEEFLQALKASQSLILVGETGSGKTTQIPQFVLEAVDSETPDKRRKMMIACTQPRRVAAMSVSRRVAEEMDVTIGEEVGYSIRFEDCSSARTVLKYLTDGMLLREAMTDPLLERYSVIILDEAHERTLATDVLFGLLKEVLRNRPDLKLVVMSATLEAEKFQGYFSGAPLMKVPGRLHPVEIFYTEEPERDYLEAAIRTVVQIHMYETPGDILVFLTGEEEIEDACRKINKEVGNLGDQAGPVKVVPLYSTLPPAMQQKIFDPAPPPINEGGIPGRKIVVSTNIAETSLTIDGIVYVIDPGFAKQKVYNPRVRVESLLVSPISKASAHQRSGRAGRTQPGKCFRLYTEKSFHNDLQPQTYPEILRSNLANTVLTLKKLGIDDLVHFDFMDPPAPETLMRALEVLNYLGALDDDGNLTKLGEIMSEFPLDPQMSKMLVVSPEFNCSNEILSISAMLSVLSHEANGVVSPLCIC